The following proteins come from a genomic window of Aspergillus oryzae RIB40 DNA, chromosome 4:
- a CDS encoding uncharacterized protein (predicted protein): protein MGLLVVIYPATSTAASQASKQPGSHQVYYYCAAYFPSPPLLSLFPLCNPTSCLDLLTYHSINSSKMAKSKAVTSKLAVQERLPDLNVLKCLFIEDAVSSV from the exons ATGGGTTTGCTGGTGGTCATCTACCCAGCCACTAGTACCGCCGCTAGCCAAGCTTCTAAACAGCCGGGAA GTCATCAagtatactactactgcGCTGCCTAtttcccctctcctcctctactctctctcttccctctgTGCAATCCAACATCCTGTCTCGACTTATTGACATATCACTCTATCAATTCATCCAAGATGGCTAAATCTAAAGCGGTGACTTCTAAACTTGCTGTCCAAGAGCGCCTCCCTGACTTGAACGTCTTGAAGTGTCTGttcatcgaagatgctgTTTCAAGTGTCTGA
- a CDS encoding glutathione S-transferase family protein (glutathione S-transferase), with protein sequence MVLKLYGFPLSTCTRRVRTVLAEKGVEAEFHSVDLAKGEQKSESYLNDLHPFGKVPVLQDTETGVQIFESRAINQYLSSKYAGQGTTLSPPESDLKAWALYQQARIHPVAYTNHTNRMQALSIEQSYFDPIVSQIAFEKVFKVRKGLGETDEARVQVLFSQLTPVLEGYERVLSRHKYLAGDQVTLADLAHLPYGVFVEQFGFADLLPKYPHVQKWWEELKARESWKKVTA encoded by the exons ATGGTCCTCAAACTTTACGGATTCCCTCTTTCCACTTGTACTCGTCGAGTACGCACCGTCCTCGCAGAAAAGGGTGTCGAGGCCGAATTCCACTCAGTCGACCTGGCCAAGGGCGAACAAAAATCAGAGTCCTACCTGAATGACCTGCACCCATTCGGCAAAGTTCCCGTTCTCCAAGACACTGAGACGGGTGTTCAGATTTTCG AAAGCAGAGCCATCAACCAGTACCTTTCCAGCAAGTACGCCGGGCAAGGAACCACACTCTCCCCTCCCGAGTCCGATCTGAAAGCCTGGGCTCTGTACCAACAGGCACGTATACACCCCGTCGCATACACGAACCACACTAACAGGATGCAGGCTCTCTCTATTGAACAATCCTACTTCGACCCGATCGTTTCCCAGATCGCTTTCGAGAAAGTCTTCAAAGTCCGCAAGGGTCTCGGTGAGACCGACGAGGCTCGCGTCCAGGTCCTCTTTTCGCAGCTCACGCCCGTCCTCGAGGGCTATGAGCGCGTTCTTTCCAGGCACAAGTACCTTGCGGGTGACCAGGTGACACTTGCGGATTTGGCCCATCTGCCGTATGGGGTGTTTGTGGAGCAGTTCGGTTTCGCTGATCTTCTGCCAAAGTATCCCCATGTTCAGAAGTGGtgggaggagctgaaggcgagggagagctggaagaaggttACTGCTTAG
- a CDS encoding uncharacterized protein (predicted protein), protein MPNSRAVTSKLAVQECLPDLNVSDSRTKSSALHDVYYVGPLSPWPNFLGHVGIEFRTHDWARNQHHLYLEPRGEPGPHSLLKQQSLVGNEPEVQGRWQSQLAEVMTTVFHEQQFQMTFADFVCSGKDYTNVPDFVVLQA, encoded by the coding sequence ATGCCTAACTCTAGAGCCGTGACTTCCAAACTCGCCGTCCAGGAGTGCCTCCCTGACCTGAACGTCTCAGACTCTCGGACAAAAAGCAGCGCCCTCCACGACGTCTACTACGTCGGACCCTTATCCCCATGGCCCAATTTCCTTGGACATGTAGGAATAGAGTTCCGCACCCACGACTGGGCCCGAAACCAACATCACCTCTACCTAGAACCTAGAGGAGAACCTGGCCCTCACAGCCTTCTAAAGCAACAATCTCTTGTCGGTAATGAACCTGAAGTCCAGGGCCGATGGCAATCTCAACTCGCGGAAGTAATGACAACAGTCTTTCACGAACAACAATTCCAAATGACCTTTGCCGATTTTGTTTGTTCTGGAAAGGACTACACAAACGTCCCCGATTTCGTTGTTCTCCAAGCCTAA
- a CDS encoding PAF acetylhydrolase family protein (predicted dienelactone hydrolase) produces MSNQHCRGTSSITQFSAMAYSTIILLCAALAQAVQAATHLPGPSGPCRVQTTHAKLLDTSRVDPFSPTHDKRAIMATSYVPVNCGHTKFEPYLPPHTEAVTDQLFRSYGMPNGTTIKGFRIESGFASNDTSPSDKQYPVIIFSPGLGASRLYYSLILESVASTGFVVVSVDHPYDTSSVDFPDGSVIYGVNVSAADPVTLNTRVQDVIFTLDQIHDNPHLIPSSFTDTLELDRVAIVGHSFGGATAAAAMLNEPRFAGGLNFDGALWGPVVEEGLDRPFINFGHANITQLDNNSWGKIWPHLRGFRRELQLAGSLHLTFTDFPLIRDVGGWPVKVKQGTEELLGSLSGLRVRAILTEYIVASATFFITGEKSKLLDGPSSDYPEVKYVA; encoded by the coding sequence ATGTCTAACCAGCATTGCCGTGGTACTTCTTCAATTACCCAATTTTCAGCCATGGCCTATTCTACCATTATACTCCTCTGTGCAGCCCTAGCTCAAGCGGTCCAAGCAGCAACCCACCTGCCTGGACCATCCGGGCCATGCAGGGTGCAGACAACACACGCGAAACTACTCGATACCTCGCGCGTCGATCCCTTCAGCCCTACCCATGACAAGCGAGCGATCATGGCAACTTCATACGTGCCTGTCAATTGCGGACATACCAAGTTCGaaccatatcttcctcctcatacagAAGCAGTAACAGACCAGCTGTTTCGATCCTACGGGATGCCCAACGGGACAACAATAAAAGGTTTCCGGATTGAGTCCGGGTTCGCCTCCAATGACACATCGCCTAGCGACAAACAATACCCTGTCATAATCTTCTCCCCAGGCTTAGGAGCGTCCCGATTGTACTACTCTTTAATCCTCGAGTCCGTAGCCAGCACAGGCTTCGTGGTAGTCTCCGTGGACCATCCCTATGACACCTCGAGTGTGGATTTCCCCGACGGCAGCGTTATATACGGTGTCAACGTCTCTGCAGCCGATCCTGTCACCTTAAATACCCGCGTCCAAGATGTCATCTTCACCCTGGACCAAATACACGACAACCCGCACCTTATACCATCCTCTTTCACAGACACCCTCGAACTCGACAGAGTCGCTATAGTGGGCCACTCATTCGGTGGCGCGACAGCCGCAGCCGCGATGCTGAACGAACCCCGTTTTGCGGGTGGGCTGAACTTCGACGGAGCGCTCTGGGGCCCCGTAGTCGAAGAGGGTCTCGACCGGCCTTTTATCAATTTTGGACACGCGAACATTACACAACTGGATAACAATAGCTGGGGAAAGATCTGGCCTCATCTTCGGGGATTCAGGCGAGAGCTTCAGCTGGCTGGTTCCCTGCATCTCACCTTCACGGACTTCCCGTTGATTCGGGATGTTGGTGGGTGGCCCGTGAAGGTGAAGCAGGGCACGGAGGAGCTCTTAGGTTCGCTTTCTGGGTTGCGGGTTAGGGCTATTTTGACGGAGTATATTGTTGCGTCGGCTACATTTTTTATTACTGGGGAGAAGAGTAAGCTCTTGGATGGGCCGTCGAGTGACTATCCTGAGGTAAAATATGTAGCTTAG
- a CDS encoding putative MFS transporter (permease of the major facilitator superfamily), which produces MADTKSFPDPAGDPEAKKDVIEEEAPMDERTLKLDRQTVLRLDLILMPMTLMLYLLAWLDRANVGNARVAGLEKDLNLTDLQYKTAITVTYVPYVVSELPSNLLLKIIGPRLLLPTLCTLWGMVTTLQSQVHNYSGFLACRFFLGLLEGGLFPGIVLFLSNFYRRHELQVRIALFFSAASLSGAFSGLLAAAIQQMSGLRGMKGWQWIFLLEGLFTVCFGLFSFLVLPNGPEKVITFRSEHTERCIARLQQDGNKFETETKVSFKEVFSVLKDLHVWIACLILFCNGACLFGLAYFSPSIVQALGYSSTKTQLMTVPPYACGFVVTMITAYFSDRYHQRGIGAFITSGIALIGAALAINGRSTGVRYAALVLLLTGVYACAPCLISWVPNNTAGHVRRATAVAMAFIATNCGGIMSTWIYPQKSAPYYELGSRFNLSLTVIAMALVVTQVGLLRMLNRRKNTDPVGLLRGVEDLPYEEQLDKLGDRHPRYKYTY; this is translated from the exons ATGGCCGACACAAAATCGTTCCCCGACCCAGCCGGGGACCCAGAGGCTAAAAAGGATGTCattgaggaagaggccccGATGGATGAGCGAACGCTGAAACTCGACCGACAAACAGTTCTAAGACTGGACCTGATACTGATGCCAATGACGCTTATGTTGTATCTTCTGGCTTGGCTGGACCGTGCAAATGTTGGAAATGCACGAGTG GCTGGCTTGGAAAAAGACTTGAATTTGACTGATCTACAATATAAAACAG CCATTACCGTGACATATGTTCCCTACGTGGTTTCCGAACTCCCATCCAATCTCCTGCTGAAGATCATAGGACCTCGTCTCCTTCTGCCCACACTGTGCACCCTCTGGGGTATGGTCACAACACTTCAATCTCAAGTGCACAACTATTCCGGCTTCCTCGCCTGCCGATTCTTTCTGGGCCTTCTCGAAGGAGGCCTTTTTCCTGGTATTGTGCTATTTCTGTCGAACTTCTACCGCCGCCACGAGCTGCAGGTTCGCAtcgcgctcttcttctccgcagccTCCCTGAGCGGTGCCTTCTCGGGTCTATTAGCCGCCGCCATCCAGCAGATGAGCGGCCTGCGGGGAATGAAAGGATGGCAGTGGATTTTCTTACTAGAAGGCCTATTTACTGTTTGCTTCGGCCTCTTTTCATTCCTAGTGCTACCAAACGGCCCAGAAAAAGTGATCACATTCCGATCTGAGCACACGGAACGATGCATCGCCCGACTGCAACAAGACGGCAACAAGTTCGAGACAGAAACCAAGGTCTCTTTCAAAGAAGTTTTCTCCGTCCTAAAGGACCTTCATGTATGGATCGCATGTCTCATCCTCTTTTGCAACGGCGCATGTCTCTTCGGCCTCGCATACTTCTCCCCGTCAATCGTGCAGGCCCTCGGGTACAGCTCCACCAAGACCCAGCTTATGACCGTACCACCATACGCCTGCGGATTCGTCGTGACCATGATAACAGCCTACTTCTCCGACCGCTATCATCAGCGCGGCATCGGTGCCTTCATTACCAGCGGCATTGCCTTGATCGGCGCAGCACTGGCCATCAATGGCCGCAGTACTGGCGTTCGCTACGCTGCCCTGGTACTCCTTCTGACTGGCGTGTACGCATGCGCACCGTGTCTAATTAGCTGGGTGCCCAATAACACGGCCGGCCATGTACGACGCGCAACTGCCGTGGCTATGGCGTTTATTGCGACGAATTGCGGGGGCATCATGAGCACATGGATCTACCCCCAGAAGTCTGCGCCATACTATGAGCTGGGATCCCGGTTTAATCTCTCCTTGACGGTGATTGCCATGGCACTTGTGGTGACGCAGGTTGGGTTGTTGCGGATGTTGAATCGCAGGAAAAACACTGATCCGGTGGGATTGTTAAGGGGCGTAGAGGATTTGCCGTATGAGGAGCAGTTGGATAAGTTGGGGGATAGGCATCCGAGATATAAGTATACTTACTAG
- a CDS encoding uncharacterized protein (predicted protein), with amino-acid sequence MDAFGGLLFGLITSRISFIEKLDVSVTLSYTEKPNTNIISTTLMETEEMRFIDSLTSPESDNPFPKYWREQSVSSSNHSSPPLSKALEDLFRNITLSLMSSNIFHIYIYNRPILWAAYGTARGATALSSIAGVLVYFSNGGSYGTKFSTVFRVTQGAKVSTNLSMKDYSGFDPLPDHIAKAKMTLGYNPDYPVRVSSTAPLDQPHQHPTDSSQLLDTTTGDSNKSSGP; translated from the exons ATGGACGCATTTGGCGGTCTTTTATTTGGGTTGATTACTAGCAGGATTAGTTTCATAGAAAAACTCGACGTCAGCGTCACATTGTCATATACAGAAAAGCCAAACaccaatatcatatcaaCGACATTGATGGAAACAGAAGAGATGAGGTTTATCGACTCCCTCACGAGCCCAGAGTCCGACAATCCATTCCCCAAGTACTGGCGGGAACAATCCGTCAGCTCGTCAaatcattcttctcctccactgTCGAAAGCTCTTGAAGATCTTTTCCGGAATATCACGCTGTCACTCATGAGCTCCAATATATTCCA CATCTACATCTACAACCGACCGATTCTCTGGGCTGCCTACGGCACCGCTCGCGGCGCCACAGCGCTTAGTTCCATTGCAGGAGTCTTGGTGTATTTCTCCAATGGTGGCTCCTATGGCACTAAGTTTTCAACGGTGTTTAGGGTCACCCAGGGCGCCAAGGTATCGACAAACCTCAGCATGAAAGACTACAGCGGCTTCGACCCGCTTCCTGATCACAttgcaaaagcaaaaatgacACTCGGCTATAACCCGGACTATCCTGTCAGGGTGTCATCCACAGCCCCACTGGACCAgcctcatcaacatccaacGGATTCTAGTCAACTGCTCGATACTACGACCGGGGATTCGAATAAGAGCTCTGGACCCTAG
- a CDS encoding uncharacterized protein (predicted protein) — protein MRRREATDRKLSRFDQWVEAYRRLTLHDCDFVPRFLGSSHGRQDDDGLVPGGFLSYIVFTSVPGDVLGTGTSGSPRAVLNISQEDQKRCRKTDIPDGTFWALSAKERAAIRQQFQSDFTYFFGEFRLDETRSTWPKMELASWGLALLPIKPQGVECDESELIL, from the exons ATGCGTCGCAGAGAAGCAACTGACAGAAAGCTAAGTCGCTTCGACCAGTGGGTCGAAGCCTATCGTCGCCTAACTCTTCACGACTGTGATTTTGTGCCACGATTCCTCGGTTCTTCTCACGGACGCCaagatgacgatggactTGTACCGGGCGGGTTTCTGTCATACATCGTCTTCACCTCTGTCCCGGGCGACGTTCTGGGAACAGGAACTAGCGGTAGTCCTCGCGCGGTACTGAATATTTCTCAAGAGGACCAAAAGCGCTGCCGAAAAACCGACATTCCGGATGGGACTTTCTGGGCATTGAGTGCAAAGGAGCGAGCCGCGATACGCCAACAGTTCCAATCAGATTTTAC ATACTTCTTTGGAGAATTTCGCCTTGACGAGACACGCTCTACCTGGCCCAAGATGGAGCTTGCCAGCTGGGGCCTAGCTTTGCTTCCTATTAAACCACAAGGGGTGGAATGCGACGAAAGCGAACTAATACTTTGA
- a CDS encoding flavin-containing monooxygenase (predicted flavoprotein involved in K+ transport), producing the protein MNGTQASNGVLHLDALIIGSGFSGIYLLHKLRDELKLKVKIFEAESDIGGTWNNNRYPGARVDCPVPFYAYSLPEVWQSWNWTELYPNQKEIKSYFDHVDRVLDVRKDCLFHSRVNEGTFDEATGRWTVWTTDGKVATAKYLLVAVGFASKSYLPDWKGLDSFKGTIYHSAHWPEAEEISVKGKKVAVIGTGSTGIQIFQEWAREAEEAFLFQRTPNLCLPMRQQELHAGYQVKDKGEYADYLAECALTFGGLEYQQTPKNTFDASEEEREAFWEDLYQMGGFRFWQNNYQDLLTSLDANREAYNFWARKTRARIQDPKKRDLLAPLEPPYPFGTKRPSLEQDFYEQFNKSNVHIVDTKSQPIVGVTPTGIVTADEKVHEVDIIAVATGFDAVTGGLLRLGLKDVNGVGLDERWKDGMSTYLGMAISGFPNMFLPYSLQAPTAFANGPTLIELQGDWITSLIRKMEMENVQSVTATPHAEKSASLQGHRGSWRLHLVCHRSKCLGCSTLTIALKVRRRIQPEVLKVELWLS; encoded by the exons ATGAACGGCACACAAGCTTCCAACGGCGTGTTACACCTCGATGCGCTGATTATTGGCTCGGGCTTCTCCGGGATATACCTCTTGCACAAGCTACGCGATGAGCTGAAACTGAAGGTCAAGATCTTTGAAGCCGAGTCGGATATTGGTGGAACGTGGAATAATAACCGCTATCCGGGGGCACGGGTGGACTGTCCGGTTCCATTTTATGCGTATTCATTGCCTGAGGTATGGCAGTCGTGGAATTGGACGGAGTTGTACCCCAATcagaaggagatcaagtCCTACTTCGACCATGTTGATCGCGTGCTGGATGTAAGGAAAGATTGTCTCTTTCACTCGAGGGTCAACGAGGGCACGTTTGATGAGGCGACTGGTCGATGGACGGTCTGGACGACGGATGGGAAGGTGGCGACGGCGAAGTATCTGCTTGTGGCTGTAGGCTTTGCATCCAAGTCATATCTGCCCGACTGGAAAGGGCTCGACTCGTTTAAGGGGACGATTTACCACTCGGCCCATTGGCCGGAAGCAGAGGAGATCAGTgtgaaagggaagaaggtggCTGTCATCGGCACAGGCTCGACAGGCATCCAGATCTTCCAAGAGTGGGCAAGAGAAGCCGAGGAAGCGTTTCTCTTCCAAAGGACCCCGAATCTCTGTCTCCCGATGAGACAACAGGAGTTGCATGCTGGCTATCAGGTGAAAGATAAGGGGGAATATGCAGACTACTTGGCGGAGTGTGCGTTAAcctttggtggattggagTATCAGCAAACACCAAAGAATACATTTGATGCGtctgaagaggagagagaggcgTTTTGGGAGGATCTCTACCAAATGGGTGGGTTCAGGTTCTGGCAAAATAACTATCAGGATCTCTTGACTAGCCTTGACGCCAATCGCGAGGCATACAATTTCTGGGCGCGAAAGACCCGTGCGAGAATTCAGGATCCGAAGAAGCGAGACCTGCTTGCTCCGCTAGAGCCCCCGTACCCGTTCGGAACGAAGAGGCCGTCCCTTGAACAGGACTTCTACGAGCAGTTCAACAAATCGAATGTCCATATCGTTGACACAAAAAGCCAGCCCATTGTTGGTGTGACACCTACCGGCATTGTCACCGCTGATGAAAAGGTTCACGAAGTCGATATTATTGCTGTGGCAACGGGCTTCGATGCAGTGACTGGTGGCTTACTGCGCCTGGGTCTCAAAGACGTGAACGGTGTCGGTCTCGACGAACGCTGGAAGGACGGCATGTCCACCTATCTCGGCATGGCCATTAGCGGGTTCCCAAACATGTTCCTCCCATACAGCCTCCAGGCACCCACTGCTTTCGCCAATGGACCGACTTTAATTGAACTGCAGGGGGACTGGATCACATCCCTGATCCgcaagatggagatggaaaacGTTCAAAGTGTCACGGCTACCCCTCATGCAGAGA AAAGTGCCAGCCTTCAAGGACACCGCGGATCATGGCGTCTTCATTTAGTTTGTCATCGGAGCAAATGTCTAGGATGCTCAACCCTGACAATTGCGCTAAAAGTTCGTCGGAGAATTCAA CCCGAGGTACTGAAAGTCGAATTGTGGCTCTCTTAA
- a CDS encoding uncharacterized protein (predicted protein), which translates to MVWRCVGLELYRILGVETSIERFHLLCIQFLSTVLGIYAANYAVRLGELTGLAFSVLSCFSTFSQKQCRQFQRSGAQHHYRMNPLLAQLLKGQTLATSPGHASASATSCRAYIQNEARVKQLAELWACNEATIDCPNNREVHLTGVSIEKASHQNEQPGRSSVQTPVSRPGFIAATCENKEICSA; encoded by the exons ATGGTTTGGAGATGTGTAGGGCTAGAACTGTACCGAATTTTGGGCGTGGAAACCAGTATCGAACGTTTCCATCTTCTGTGTATTCAGTTCCTTTCCACTGTTCTGGGCATATATGCAGCCAATTACGCAGTTCGCCTTGGAGAGTTGACAGGTCTCGCTTTCTCCGTTTTGTCCTGCTTCTCGACGTTTTCCCAAAAACAATGCAGACAGTTTCAGCGGTCAGGCGCACAACATCATTACAGAATGAATCCTCTGCTGGCTCAGCTCTTGAAAGGTCAAACTTTGGCCACGAGCCCGGGTCATGCAAG CGCGTCAGCCACCTCGTGCCGTGCATATATCCAGAACGAAGCGCGAGTTAAGCAGCTTGCTGAGTTGTGGGCATGTAATGAAGCTACGATT GATTGTCCCAACAATCGCGAGGTCCATCTCACTGGGGTAAGCATCGAGAAGGCGAGCCATCAAAATGAACAGCCTGGCCGTAGTAGTGTTCAGACACCGGTTTCCAG GCCGGGCTTCATCGCAGCGA CCTGcgaaaacaaagaaattTGCTCAGCGTAG
- a CDS encoding zinc-dependent alcohol dehydrogenase (alcohol dehydrogenase, class V), with protein MSSSVEIPKQHKAAVYDKPGFVSTSVKLVETPEPGFGQVLINMTHSGVCHSDLGVMTNSWKPLPFPTQEGQIGGHEGVGVVVKLGPGCDNSQVKVGDRVGVKWVAAVCGTCLPCLSGSDGLCLNGKISGYYTPGTFQQYVLGPIDYVTPIPDGVPSELAAPMLCAGLTVYAALKRSRAQAGDFVVISGAGGGLGHLATQIGSRGLGLRVIGVDHGSKADLVKENGAEAFVDITQFPKDDNGAAIAEHVKSLTNGHGAHAVIVCTASNIAYAQAIPMLRFNGSLICVGIPEGDLVPIATASPGLLAFKQISIEGSGVGNRRDALDVLDFVARGIIKPHVRMEKLENLTSIFEEMHCGKLNGRVVIDLS; from the exons ATGTCGTCTTCAGTCGAAATTCCCAAACAGCACAAGGCGGCAGTATATGACAAGCCTGGATTTGTCTCAACGAGTGTGAAACTGGTTGAAACGCCGGAGCCGGGATTCGGCCAGGTTCTAATTAATAT GACTCATTCCGGTGTCTGCCACTCCGATCTAGGTGTTATGACAAATTCT TGGAAGCCGCTGCCGTTCCCAACTCAGGAAGGGCAGATTGGAGGCCACGAAGGTGTTGGCGTGGTCGTGAAACTTGGACCTGGATGCGATAATTCACAAGTCAAAGTAGGGGACCGTGTTGGAGTCAAATGGGTTGCCGCTGTCTGTGGAACATGCT TGCCTTGCCTTTCCGGGTCTGACGGCCTTTGCCTGAATGGAAAGATATCAGGCTACTATACCCCTGGTACCTTTCAGCAGTACGTGCTAGGACCCATCGATTATGTGACACCAATTCCAGATGGTGTCCCGTCGGAACTAGCGGCACCTATGCTTTGCGCGGGCTTAACGGTGTATGCGGCCCTCAAACGCAGCAGGGCGCAAGCTGGTGACTTCGTCGTGATTTCAGGAGCGGGAGGTGGTCTTGGACATCTCGCCACACAGATCGGTAGTCGTGGCCTTGGGCTTCGCGTAATTGGAGTCGATCACGGCAGCAAAGCCGACTTGGTGAAAGAGAACGGTGCAGAAGCTTTCGTGGACATAACCCAGTTTCCGAAGGACGATAATGGCGCCGCGATTGCAGAGCATGTCAAATCTCTGACCAACGGTCATGGTGCCCATGCGGTCATTGTTTGCACGGCTTCCAATATTGCCTATGCGCAAGCAATTCCGATGCTCCGCTTTAATGGCTCCCTGATCTGTGTAGGCATTCCTGAGGGCGACTTGGTGCCCATTGCCACAGCCAGCCCGGGGCTTCTCGCGTTTAAGCAGATTTCAATCGAGGGGTCCGGGGTTGGAAATCGACGAGACGCCCTTGATGTTTTGGACTTTGTTGCCCGCGGTATCATCAAGCCTCATGTGCGAATGGAGAAACTGGAGAATCTGACAAGCATTTTTGAGGAGATGCACTGTGGTAAACTCAACGGACGAGTGGTTATAGACCTATCTTAA
- a CDS encoding cytochrome P450 (cytochrome P450) — MALEKLFIVVFLCFALRPLLLYFYDSKKLRKYPNQNFLSGVTNLASIRERQRKFRTRELYLQHQKHPIIRVAPNMLSFRDVKAIKDIYGFGSPCQKHEIYKLQNSEGHMNILNVIDREDHNRKRRMLSHAFSTKNLESWEFKITDKVEKLVAQFDRRAHPPAWKNEPSQQNNTTVDVRYWLNLFTVDAIADIALSERLGMLESGSDVVKVGGPGEEDSAHRFIEDMHEAARVKSKIIGTLDWYYVLKQVSSFLSSRCRSQWDCGGNVGQIVEHLAGKRLRRHEDGENIDDFLSCLINDKAGKSRNLDIGELKAETSILLDAGSETTAIALTHLLYYLIKNPDCFVKLRKEVSGAIAGDKVAPYAKVKSLPYLKACIEESLRLSPPLPRGLERVTPAAGAYIMGEFIPGNVGVSVPAYVAHRDPDLFPEPEAFLPERWFNNENIGKMRDAFIPFSAGGRACIGRNITMIEQQILIATLVHRYDFSLASPDWTLQNEEAFNLWPVELPVKIWERDLEA; from the exons ATGGCACTAGAAAAGTTATTCATTGtggtttttctttgctttgcctTGAGACCTTTACTCCTTTACTTCTACGACAGCAAGAAACTGCGAAAGTATCCGAATCAAAACTTCCTATCCGGCGTCACAAATCTGGCTTCCATACGGGAGAGACAACGCAAATTCCGGACAAGAGAATTGTATCTTCAGCATCAAAAGCACCCTATCATCCGTGTTGCACCTAATATGCTCTCGTTCCGGGATGTTAAGGCGATCAAGGATATCTACGGTTTCGGATCTCCCTGCCAAAAGCATGAAATATACAAACTCCAGAACAGCGAGGGACACATGAACATTCTTAACGTCATTGACCGGGAGGATCACAATCGGAAGCGCCGAATGTTATCGCACGCCTTTTCCACCAAGAACCTGGAATCTTGGGAGTTCAAAATCACTGATAAAGTCGAAAAGCTAGTGGCCCAGTTTGATAGGAGAGCACATCCTCCGGCATGGAAGAATGAACCAAGTCAACAGAACAATACTACGGTCGACGTCAGATACTGGCTCAATCTTTTTACAGTCGATGCAATTGCTGATATTGCTTTGAGTGAACGGCTTGGTATGCTCGAATCCGGGTCGGACGTCGTCAAGGTTGGTGGTCCGGGCGAAGAGGACAGCGCACATCGATTCATTGAGGACATGCACGAAGCAGCCCGGGTAAAGTCGAAGATCATTGGTACTTTAGATTGGTACTACGTCTTGAAACAGGTTTCCAGCTTTCTCTCCTCGCGCTGCCGTTCGCAGTGGGACTGTGGAGGCAACGTCGGCCAGATTGTGGAGCACTTGGCAGGCAAGCGATTGCGACGgcatgaagatggtgaaAACATTGATGATTTTCTAAGCTGTCTCATCAATGATAAGGCGGGCAAGTCTCGAAATCTAGATATTGGTGAGCTCAAGGCAGAAACGAGCATTCTGC TTGATGCCGGGTCTGAGACAACGGCGATTGCCTTAACTCACCTACTTTACTACCTGATCAAAAACCCAGATTGCTTTGTCAAGCTAAGAAAGGAAGTGTCAGGGGCTATCGCTGGAGACAAAGTTGCCCCCTACGCCAAAGTCAAGAGTTTACCCTATCTGAAGGCTTGCATTGAGGAGTCCTTACGTCTATCACCTCCACTTCCGCGGGGCCTCGAGCGTGTAACACCTGCAGCTGGGGCCTATATCATGGGCGAGTTTATTCCTGGGAATGTGGGTGTCTCGGTTCCTGCATATGTCGCCCATCGGGACCCGGATCTGTTCCCAGAACCAGAAGCTTTCTTGCCGGAGAGATGGTTTAATAATGAAAACATCGGTAAGATGCGAGATGCATTTATACCATTTAGTGCGGGTGGTCGTGCTTGTATTGGGAGGAATATTACTATGATTGAGCAGCAGATCCTGATCGCCACCCTCGTGCACCGATATGACTTTTCTCTCGCATCACCTGATTGGACACTGCAGAATGAAGAGGCTTTCAATCTATGGCCCGTTGAACTGCCGGTAAAGATTTGGGAGAGGGATCTCGAAGCATAG